A genomic window from Solanum stenotomum isolate F172 chromosome 10, ASM1918654v1, whole genome shotgun sequence includes:
- the LOC125842908 gene encoding uncharacterized protein LOC125842908, producing the protein MTSHDIQKDIVTVCKIETVKAILKDINSEYFALLVDESRDVSRKEQTAICLRYVDKIGFVMEAFIGLVHIKDTSALSLKKAIVDVLAHHSLTLSNVRGQCYDGASNMQSELGGLKTLIGQESRSAHSVHCFAHQLQLTLVAVSKKCVQHLQMALDMGELETGRGLNQELGLVKAGDTRWGSHYKSFGNFISSFDSIVDVLDTLVENANVLGITNDLNVSLQKKEQDIANAMILVKVAKRRKVLGMKDSLHLLHNGAAGKKSVIRQAYQQMLVSKG; encoded by the exons atgacttCTCATGACATCCAAAAAGATATTGTGACTGTGTGTAAGATTGAAACAGTTAAGGCAATACTAAAGGATATAAATAGTGAATACTTTGCTTTATTGGTTGATGAATCTAGAGATGTGTCACGCAAAGAGCAAACGGCTATTTGTCTAAGATATGTTGACAAAATAGGGTTTGTGATGGAGGCATTTATTGGACTTGTTCACATTAAAGATACTAGTGCTTTATCTCTAAAGAAAGCAATTGTAGATGTACTTGCTCACCATTCTTTGACTTTATCTAATGTACGTGGGCAATGTTACGATGGGGCAAGTAATATGCAAAGTGAGCTAGGTGGTCTTAAAACGTTGATTGGACAAGAAAGTAGATCGGCTCATTCTGTTCATTGTTTTGCTCATCAACTTCAATTGACTCTTGTTGCGGTTTCTAAAAAGTGTGTTCAA CATCTCCAAATGGCATTGGATATGGGTGAACTAGAAACGGGTAGAGGGTTGAATCAAGAACTTGGTCTTGTTAAAGCCGGTGATACTCGTTGGGGATCTCACTACAAGTCATTTGGAAACTTTATTAGTAGCTTTGACTCTATTGTTGATGTACTTGATACTCTtgttgaaaatgcaa ATGTTTTAGGAATCACAAATGATCTTAATGTTTCATTACAGAAAAAGGAGCAAGACATTGCAAATGCCATGATTCTTGTAAAGGTAGCAAAGAGAAG GAAGGTTTTGGGGATGAAAGATTCGCTGCATCTACTGCATAATGGAGCTGCGGGAAAGAAAAGTGTGATTAGACAAGCTTATCAGCAAATGCTTGTATCCAAAGGTTGA